A segment of the Pseudomonas serboccidentalis genome:
TGCCGGACTCGCCGGAAATCAGTACCGTGGAATCGCTGCGTGCGACCCGCGCTGCCAGCTCCAGCAACTGCGCACTGGCGGGCTCGACCGCCACCGGGCCTTCACTGTCAGCAAGGCTGACACCCCCCAGGGCATGGCGCGAGACCAGATCCAGCAGCGCCTTCGGCTCGAACGGTTTGACCAGATAATCCGCCGCGCCCTGACGCATCGCATCCACCGCGCGCTCCACCGCGCCATGGGCGGTCATCAGCAGCACCGGCAATTGCGGCTGCCGCGCACGCAACAATCCAAGCAGTTGATGGCCATCCATGCCGGGCATGTTGACGTCGCTGACCACCAGACTGAACGCTTCGTGCTCGACCGCCTTCAACGCCTCTTCGGCGCTGCCGACCGCCTGGTAGTCGTGGCCCGCCAGCAACAGCGTATCGGCCAGCGCTTCGCGCAACGAGCGGTCATCCTCGACCAGCAACACCTTGATGCCCATGACGTTCACTCAGCTCCCTGAACAGCGGAAAACAACGGCAGGATCACCTGCGCGCACGTGCCGCGCCCGACTCGCGAACGCAGCTGCAACTCTCCCTGATGTGCCCGCGCCACTGCCTTGACCACGGTCAGGCCAAGTCCGGTGCCGGTGACTTTGGTGGTAAAAAACGGCTCGCCGAGACGCTCGAGCACCACCGGATCAATGCCGCTGCCGCTGTCGCTGACGCACAGGCGCAGGCTGTTGTCGCGGGTGTAGCAATGCACTTTCAGGCGCACGTTGCCGTCACTGGCCTGAATCGCGTTTTCAATCAGATTCAAGATCGCCCCGACCAGGGTGTCGCGATTGCACAGCAACTCGCCGGCATGACTGTCGCACTGCCAGCGGATGGGCAGGTCCTGCACATGGGTCAACGCGGCGGCTTGCAGCGACTGCATCAGGGCACTGGGGGTGATGCGATCGGTCAGTGGCAGTTCGCCACGGGCGAACACCAGCATGTCGCGCACCTGATGCTCCAGTTCATGCAGGCGCTCCTTGAGGCGCCCGGCAAAGCGCTGCTGGGTGGCGACCGGCAGAGCCTGCTCAGTCAAATGACTGGCGTAGAGCAAGGCGGCGGACAACGGCGTGCGGATCTGATGGGCCAGCGAGGCAACCATGCGCCCCAGCGAAGACAGACGCTCGTGGCGCGCCAGTTGATCTTGCAGATGACGGGTTTCTGTCAGGTCGTTGAGCAACACCAACTGCCCCGGCTCGGCGTCCAGCGAGCGGGTGGCAATCGACAGGCGCCGACCGTTCTTCAGGGAAATTTCGTGGCCGTCGTCTTCACGCGGGGCAAAGCAACGGGCGATGACATGGCGCCACAACTCGCCTTCGAGTGGCAGACCGAGCAATTCGATCGCCGCCGGGTTGGCTTCATGGACGATGCCGTGACCGTCAATCACGATGACGCCACCGGGCAACAGGTCCAGAAGGTTTTGCAAACGGTTGGCCAGACGCTCCTTCTCGGCCAGCTCCTGCATGCGCTGGGCACTGACCACCGCCAGTTCGCCCTTGAGCTCGGTGACCCGGGCTTCAAGCATGCTGTAGGAGTCGGTCAACTGGCTGGACATCTGATTGAACAACGCGAACGCGTGCTCAAGACCCTGACGGCTCGCCTGCTCGATGGACGCTGGTTGCCCCTCGGCATTGGAGGCAGAAGACATCTGGGCGTGGGGCATTGTGTTCTCTCGCTTGGCTGACCGTCAGTTAAACGGAACGTTGCGAGGGATGTAGCAATACCCGTGCCTAAAAAAAACTGCTTATAAATGAAGAGGTTGAAAAACAGGCGTCAATCATCCGCCTGTTCGTCTCCTTCGCGCCGGCTCATGCCGTACTTGCGCATCTTTTCCACCAGCGTGGTGCGACGGATACGCAGGCGTTCGGCGGCACGCGCCACAATGCCATTGGCATCGTCCAGCGCCTGCTGAATCAGGCCCTGCTCCAGACCACCGAGATAGTCCTTCAGGTCCAGGCCTTCGGGCGGCAGCATGGCGTTGGCGGTGAAGTCCGGCGTATGACCATTGATCGCCACACGCTCTTCGAGATCACTGCGCAGGTTGTCGACCATCTGCTCGTCTTCGTCGTCGACGTAGCGGAATTTCTTCGGCAACTCGACCACGCCGATCACCCCGTACGGGTGCATGATCGCCATGCGCTCCACCAGGTTGGCCAGTTCGCGGACGTTGCCCGGCCAGCCGTGACGGCACAGCGACATGATCGCCGCCGAGTTGAAACGGATAGAGCCGCGCTTTTCGTGCTCCATGCGCGAGATCAGTTCATTCATCAGCAGCGGAATATCTTCGACACGCTCACGCAGCGGTGCCATCTCGATCGGGAACACGTTCAGGCGATAGTAGAGGTCTTCGCGGAAGGTGCCGATCTCGATCATGCTTTCGAGATTCTTGTGGGTCGCGGCAATGATGCGCACGTCGACGCTCTGGGTCTTGTTGCTGCCCACGCGCTCGAAGGTGCGCTCCTGCAACACGCGCAGCAGCTTGACCTGCATCGGCAGTGGCATGTCGCCGATTTCGTCGAGGAACAGCGTACCGCCGTTGGCCAGTTCGAACCGTCCGGCACGGCTGGTGATCGCGCCAGTGAAGGCACCCTTCTCGTGACCGAACAGCTCGCTTTCCAGCAGCTCCGCCGGGATCGCTCCGCAATTGACAGGAACGAATGGCGCATCGCGACGCTTGGAGTGGTAATGCAGGTTGCGCGCAACCACCTCCTTACCGGTACCGGACTCGCCGAGGATCAACACACTGGCGTCGGTGTCGGCTACCTGCTGCATCATCTGCCGAACGTGCTGAATCGCCCGGCTGGTGCCGACAAGACTGCGGAACAGATTGGGTTCGCGATGACGGCCGCGCTCGCGGGCCTGGTCGTACATCTCGCGATAGACCTGGGCACGGTGCAGGGAATCGAGCAATTTGCTGTAGCTGGGCGGCATTTCGAGGGTCGAAAGCACTCGACGACGCTGGTCTTCAGGCAAGTCAACGGAAGAATTATCGCCCATCAACAAAACCGGAAGGAACTCATCCCAGGTTGAGAGTGTCTTTAACAAGCCCAAAAGTGCACCCGGAGCATTGACCGTCCCGATTAGTACACAAATGACTTCACGACTTGATGACAAAGAGCCGACAGCCTGCTGCCAGTCATGGCTGCCGCAGGGTAAATTTTCTTCGCCGAGAAAATTTAAAATCACCGCCAGGTCGCGGCGGCGGACGCTATCGTCATCGATCAGCAGAATTTTGGTTTCACGCCACATGCAATAGCAACTTCCCTAGTCAACTCAATGCCCGAAAAATGGGGCAAGCGAGACGCTTGCAGGACACCTTGTGCCTGTAGACGCCTGAAATCTGAAAACAGCCACTAGTTAAGTCAAAAAACCGTGCACAGTCAAATTTATGGCGCACATATCTGGATTAACTTCGGGTTAATTAACCAAACAGATGGTAAACCTTTGCCGCCTTTTGCGCTTGGGTGATCTGCGACATCTCGTTGGCTATCGCCTGCCGCTCACCCATGGCCGCCTCCAGCAATTGCTTGTAGACGTGCAGCAACTCCTCGAGGTTTTCGCGCAACGCAGCTTCGTCCAGCGAAGCCTCGGCCATGACGTCTTCCATGCAGGAACGGCAAGCCAGATCCAACTCGCCAATGGCTTCCCAATTGCGTTCGGCCAGCGCGCCGACCAACGCTTCACGGGTATCTGCGATTCGCTGCAATACAAGATTCATGGTGATCTCCTTTAAAACTGAGGACCCGGCGGAGCAATGCCGTCCCAGCCTTCCTTCACGGTGCGCAGCAGACCTGCCACTTCATCGAGAATCTTCGGGTCGCTGCTGATGTTGGCCTCAGCCAGACGCTTCATCATGTAGATGTACAACTGATCGAGTTCACCCACCGTATCGGCGCAGTTATCCAGATCCAGACCTTCGCGCAAGCC
Coding sequences within it:
- the fliS gene encoding flagellar export chaperone FliS, encoding MNPMLALRQYQKVGAHAQTSEASPHRLVQMLMEGGLDRIAQAKGAIARKDIPGKCTSISKAIGIISGLREGLDLDNCADTVGELDQLYIYMMKRLAEANISSDPKILDEVAGLLRTVKEGWDGIAPPGPQF
- the fliT gene encoding flagellar protein FliT; the encoded protein is MNLVLQRIADTREALVGALAERNWEAIGELDLACRSCMEDVMAEASLDEAALRENLEELLHVYKQLLEAAMGERQAIANEMSQITQAQKAAKVYHLFG
- a CDS encoding sigma-54 dependent transcriptional regulator, yielding MWRETKILLIDDDSVRRRDLAVILNFLGEENLPCGSHDWQQAVGSLSSSREVICVLIGTVNAPGALLGLLKTLSTWDEFLPVLLMGDNSSVDLPEDQRRRVLSTLEMPPSYSKLLDSLHRAQVYREMYDQARERGRHREPNLFRSLVGTSRAIQHVRQMMQQVADTDASVLILGESGTGKEVVARNLHYHSKRRDAPFVPVNCGAIPAELLESELFGHEKGAFTGAITSRAGRFELANGGTLFLDEIGDMPLPMQVKLLRVLQERTFERVGSNKTQSVDVRIIAATHKNLESMIEIGTFREDLYYRLNVFPIEMAPLRERVEDIPLLMNELISRMEHEKRGSIRFNSAAIMSLCRHGWPGNVRELANLVERMAIMHPYGVIGVVELPKKFRYVDDEDEQMVDNLRSDLEERVAINGHTPDFTANAMLPPEGLDLKDYLGGLEQGLIQQALDDANGIVARAAERLRIRRTTLVEKMRKYGMSRREGDEQADD
- a CDS encoding sensor histidine kinase, with translation MSSASNAEGQPASIEQASRQGLEHAFALFNQMSSQLTDSYSMLEARVTELKGELAVVSAQRMQELAEKERLANRLQNLLDLLPGGVIVIDGHGIVHEANPAAIELLGLPLEGELWRHVIARCFAPREDDGHEISLKNGRRLSIATRSLDAEPGQLVLLNDLTETRHLQDQLARHERLSSLGRMVASLAHQIRTPLSAALLYASHLTEQALPVATQQRFAGRLKERLHELEHQVRDMLVFARGELPLTDRITPSALMQSLQAAALTHVQDLPIRWQCDSHAGELLCNRDTLVGAILNLIENAIQASDGNVRLKVHCYTRDNSLRLCVSDSGSGIDPVVLERLGEPFFTTKVTGTGLGLTVVKAVARAHQGELQLRSRVGRGTCAQVILPLFSAVQGAE